In the Brassica napus cultivar Da-Ae chromosome A7, Da-Ae, whole genome shotgun sequence genome, one interval contains:
- the LOC106353988 gene encoding heat stress transcription factor A-8-like gives MVKSSSDRVDSSSPSSSVAPFLRKCYEMVDDSSTDSIISWSTNGDNSFVISDTTVFSAQLLPKYFKHSNLSSFIRQLNIYGFRKVDADRCEFANDWFVRGQKELLKNVIRRKNVQSTSEHQSKTTTTTDASQEEKSGESELWKEVDILKGDKKALAQELVKVRQYQESTDTKMLHLEDRVQGMEESQQEMLSFLVMVMQNPSLLVQLLQPKENNWRKAEGGGAKILEEVTDEGETNSKGLPLVTYQAPSEGTTKSSSNEMNDFLRNADMLKFCLDENRVPLIIPDLYDDGAWEKLLLLSPSKKKKNKMQEKNVKKGIDDVTLEEKEEDEDGGRMELDKSLALELIEEEMEKADDFDFDIGQLTPERSKNLEILTQHMRLLASDQ, from the exons ATGGTCAAATCATCGTCGGACCGTGTTGATTCTTCGTCTCCGTCTTCTTCAGTGGCGCCGTTCCTGAGGAAATGCTACGAGATGGTCGACGATTCCTCAACCGATTCCATCATCTCCTGGAGTACTAACGGAGACAACAGCTTCGTTATATCGGACACGACCGTCTTCTCCGCTCAGCTCTTGCCCAAATACTTCAAACACAGCAACCTCTCTAGCTTCATCCGTCAGCTCAATATCTAC gGTTTTAGGAAAGTTGATGCAGATCGTTGCGAGTTTGCTAATGACTGGTTTGTGAGAGGACAAAAGGAGTTGTTAAAGAATGTTATACGGAGGAAGAATGTTCAGAGTACTAGTGAGCATCAGAGCAAAACTACAACAACAACTGATGCTTCTCAGGAAGAAAAGTCTGGGGAGAGTGAACTGTGGAAAGAAGTTGATATCTTGAAAGGGGATAAGAAGGCGTTAGCGCAGGAGCTGGTAAAAGTTAGGCAGTACCAGGAGAGTACGGATACTAAGATGCTGCACTTGGAAGACAGGGTTCAAGGGATGGAAGAGAGTCAGCAAGAGATGCTTTCTTTTTTGGTTATGGTTATGCAGAACCCAAGTCTGTTGGTTCAGTTGCTTCAGCCGAAGGAGAATAACTGGAGAAAGGCTGAAGGAGGAGGAGCGAAGATTTTGGAAGAAGTGACTGATGAAGGAGAAACAAACTCAAAGGGTCTTCCTTTGGTAACGTACCAGGCACCATCTGAGGGAACAACAAAGTCAAGCTCGAACGAGATGAATGATTTCTTGAGAAATGCGGATATGTTGAAGTTTTGCTTGGATGAGAATCGTGTACCGTTGATCATACCTGATTTGTATGATGATGGGGCTTGGGAGAAGCTTTTGTTGCTGAGCccttcaaagaagaagaagaataagatgcAGGAGAAGAATGTGAAGAAGGGAATTGATGATGTGACATtggaggagaaggaggaggatGAAGATGGAGGAAGAATGGAACTAGACAAGAGTCTTGCCCTGGAGCTGATagaagaagaaatggagaaagCAGATGACTTTGATTTTGATATTGGACAGCTTACTCCAGAGAGGTCTAAGAATCTTGAGATTCTGACACAGCATATGAGATTGCTGGCTTCAGATCAGTAG
- the LOC106404607 gene encoding putative caffeoyl-CoA O-methyltransferase At1g67980 isoform X1, whose amino-acid sequence MANEIPTKGILKTEALKHYILETSAYPREHELLKELRKATVQKYGNLSEMEVPVDEGLLLSMLLKITNAKNTLELGVFTGYSLLSTALALPDDGRITAIDIDKEAYEMGLEFIKKAGVDHKINFIHSDGIKALDQLVKDKKEFDFAFADADKSNYVNFHERLLKLVKVGGIIAFDNTLWFGFVAEDEEGVPEHMREYRKALIEFNKKLALDTRVEVSQISIGDGVTLCRRLV is encoded by the exons ATGGCGAATGAAATCCCTACCAAAGGGATCCTCAAGACCGAAGCTCTGAAacat TACATCTTGGAAACGTCAGCGTATCCAAGAGAGCATGAGCTGCTTAAGGAACTTCGTAAAGCTACAGTCCAGAAATATGGCAATTT AAGCGAGATGGAAGTTCCGGTTGATGAGGGTCTTCTTCTATCGATGCTTTTAAAGATCACGAATGCTAAGAACACTCTCGAGCTCGGTGTTTTCACCGGCTACTCTCTTCTCTCCACGGCCCTTGCTTTGCCTGATGATGGCCGC ATTACTGCAATAGATATTGACAAAGAAGCTTATGAAATGGGACTAGAGTTTATCAAGAAGGCAGGTGTTGATCACAAGATCAATTTCATCCACTCCGATGGTATTAAGGCCTTAGACCAATTGGTGAAAGAC AAAAAGGAGTTTGATTTCGCATTTGCGGATGCTGACAAGTCGAACTACGTCAACTTCCATGAGAGGCTTCTGAAACTGGTTAAGGTTGGAGGAATCATTGCGTTTGACAACACCTTGTGGTTTGGTTTCGTGGCTGAGGACGAAGAGGGAGTTCCTGAGCATATGAGGGAATATAGAAAGGCTCTTATAGAATTCAATAAGAAATTGGCTTTGGATACCCGAGTTGAGGTCTCTCAGATTTCTATTGGAGATGGTGTCACGCTCTGCAGGCGCCTTGTATGA
- the LOC106404607 gene encoding putative caffeoyl-CoA O-methyltransferase At1g67980 isoform X2, with product MLRTLSSSVFSPATLFSPRPLLCLMMAITAIDIDKEAYEMGLEFIKKAGVDHKINFIHSDGIKALDQLVKDKKEFDFAFADADKSNYVNFHERLLKLVKVGGIIAFDNTLWFGFVAEDEEGVPEHMREYRKALIEFNKKLALDTRVEVSQISIGDGVTLCRRLV from the exons ATGCTAAGAACACTCTCGAGCTCGGTGTTTTCACCGGCTACTCTCTTCTCTCCACGGCCCTTGCTTTGCCTGATGATGGCC ATTACTGCAATAGATATTGACAAAGAAGCTTATGAAATGGGACTAGAGTTTATCAAGAAGGCAGGTGTTGATCACAAGATCAATTTCATCCACTCCGATGGTATTAAGGCCTTAGACCAATTGGTGAAAGAC AAAAAGGAGTTTGATTTCGCATTTGCGGATGCTGACAAGTCGAACTACGTCAACTTCCATGAGAGGCTTCTGAAACTGGTTAAGGTTGGAGGAATCATTGCGTTTGACAACACCTTGTGGTTTGGTTTCGTGGCTGAGGACGAAGAGGGAGTTCCTGAGCATATGAGGGAATATAGAAAGGCTCTTATAGAATTCAATAAGAAATTGGCTTTGGATACCCGAGTTGAGGTCTCTCAGATTTCTATTGGAGATGGTGTCACGCTCTGCAGGCGCCTTGTATGA
- the LOC106355925 gene encoding CDP-diacylglycerol--inositol 3-phosphatidyltransferase 1-like — translation MGKKEERARAEKLSVYLYVPNIVGYMRVLLNCVAFAVCFSNKTLFSLLYFFSFCCDAVDGWCARRFNQVSTFGAVLDMVTDRVSTACLLVVLSQVYRPSLVFLSLLALDIASHWLQMYSTFLAGKSSHKDVEDSTSWLFRLYYGNRIFMCYCCVSCEVLYIILLLIAKNQTENLLNVVVATLTQISPLSFLLALTLFGWSMKQTVNIIQMKTASDVCVLYDIEKHHKKP, via the exons ATGGGGAAGAAGGAGGAGAGAGCTAGAGCAGAGAAGTTGTCTGTTTACCTTTATGTACCTAACATTGTTG ggtaCATGAGAGTTCTGTTGAACTGTGTTGCCTTTGCTGTCTGTTTCTCCAACAAAACACTCTTCTCCCTCCTTTATTTCTTCAG CTTTTGTTGTGATGCTGTGGATGGCTGGTGCGCTCGTAGATTTAACCAAG tTTCAACTTTTGGAGCTGTTCTCGACATGGTCACAGATAG AGTTAGCACAGCGTGTCTACTCGTGGTTCTATCTCAAGTCTACAGGCCTAGCTTGGTCTTCCTTTCATTGCTTGCTTTGGATATTGCTAGTCATTGGCTGCAGATGTACAG TACGTTTCTAGCAGGGAAGAGCAGCCATAAGGATGTGGAAGACAGCACAAGCTGGCTTTTTAGACTCTACTATGGAAACCGGATCTTTATGTGTTATTGCTGTGTTTCTTGCGAG GTTCTGTATATCATTCTCCTTCTCATTGCaaagaaccaaaccgaaaatctCCTGAAT GTCGTAGTCGCCACTTTAACTCAGATATCACCACTCTCTTTTCTACTTGCTTTGACATTGTTCGGTTGGTCGATGAAACAGACCGTCAATATCATTCAGATGAAAACAGCTTCAGATGTCTGTGTACTGTATGATATAGAGAAGCACCACAAGAAGCCTTAG
- the LOC106353990 gene encoding glycerate dehydrogenase HPR, peroxisomal-like, giving the protein MAKPVSIEVYNPNGKYRVVSTKPMPGTRWINLLVDQGCRVEICHLKKTILSVEDIINLIGNRCDGVIGQLTEDWGETLFSALSKAGGKAFSNMAVGYNNVDVEAANKYGIAVGNTPGVLTETTAELAASLSLAAARRIVEADGFMRAGLYEGWLPHLFVGNLLKGQTVGVIGAGRIGSAYARMMVEGFKMNLIYFDLYQSTRLEKFVTAYGQFLKANGEQPVTWKRASSMEEVLREADLISLHPVLDKTTYHLVNKERLAMMKKEAILVNCSRGPVIDEVALVNHLRENPMFRVGLDVFEEEPFMKPGLADMKNAIVVPHIASASKWTREGMATLAALNVVGKIKGYPIWSDPNRVDPFLNENASPPNASPSIVNSKALGLPVSKL; this is encoded by the exons ATGGCGAAACCGGTGTCCATTGAAGTGTACAATCCTAATGGGAAGTACAGAGTCGTCAGCACGAAACCGATGCCTGGCACTCGCTGGATCAACCTCTTGGTCGACCAAGGTTGTCGCGTCgag ATATGTCATTTGAAGAAGACAATCTTGTCTGTAGAAGACATCATTAATCTGATCGGAAACAGGTGTGATGGAGTCATCGGTCAG ttgACGGAAGATTGGGGAGAGACTCTGTTCTCAGCACTGAGCAAAGCTGGAGGGAAAGCTTTCAGCAACATGGCCGTTGGTTACAACAACGTTGATGTTGAAGCCGCCAATAAGTATGGTATCGCCGTTGGTAACACTCCTGGAGTGTTGACTGAGACCACTGCTGAACTTGCTGCTTCTCTTTCCCTTGCTGCCGCGAGAAGGATTGTTGAAGCTGATGGTTTCATGAGGGCTGGCTTGTACGAAGGGTGGCTTCCTCATCT GTTTGTGGGGAACTTGCTTAAAGGACAGACGGTGGGAGTTATTGGAGCTGGACGTATTGGTTCTGCTTATGCTAGAATGATG GTTGAAGGGTTCAAGATGAATTTGATCTACTTTGATCTTTACCAATCCACTCGTCTTGAGAAATTTGTGACAG CTTATGGACAATTCTTGAAAGCAAATGGGGAACAACCTGTGACGTGGAAACGAGCTTCTTCCATGGAGGAGGTGCTGCGTGAGGCTGATCTG ataagtCTTCATCCTGTGTTGGACAAAACCACTTACCATCTTGTCAACAAGGAGAGACTTGCCATGATGAAAAAG GAAGCAATCCTTGTGAACTGCAGCAGAGGTCCTGTGATCGATGAGGTAGCTCTGGTCAATCATCTGAGAGAGAACCCGATGTTCCGAGTTGGTCTTGATGTGTTTGAGGAAGAGCCTTTCATGAAACCAGGGCTTGCTGATATGAAGAACGCCATTGTTGTTCCTCACATTGCTTCTGCTTCCAAG TGGACTCGTGAAGGAATGGCTACCCTTGCAGCTCTAAACGTCGTT GGAAAGATCAAAGGATATCCTATTTGGAGTGACCCGAACCGGGTTGACCCGTTCTTGAACGAAAATGCTTCACCGCCTAATGCCAGCCCAAGCATTGTCAACTCAAAAGCCTTAG GATTGCCTGTTTCGAAGCTGTGA